Within the Verrucomicrobiota bacterium genome, the region CCTGCCCATTTAGCCGGGATGCCGATGAATCCGCAATAGCCCCATCCACGAGATGAATGGTGCGCATGGCCCGGGCGGCGACGGCGGCGTCATGGGTGGCAATCAAAAGGGTGGCATTACGCTCGGCGCGCAACTGGCAAAGCAGTTCGATGATTTCCGCGCCCGTATGGGAATCCAGGTTGCCAGTCGGCTCATCCGCCAAGAGCAGGTCCGGCTCGTTCATCAAGGCCCGGGCGATGGCCACCCGCTGTTGCTCGCCACCGGAGAGCTGCCGGGGCCGGTGATTCATCCGCTCCGCCAGCCCAACCCGGGCCAGCCAGTCGCGAGCATTCTTTTCAGCCTTGGCAACGCTCATGCGGGCCAAGCGGGCCGCCAGGCAAACATTTTCCAGCGCATCCAAGTCGGGCAGCAGATGATACGCCTGAAACACGAGACCGATCCGGCGATTCCGGAAATCCGCCAAGGCGGCTCCCGGCAGGGAGTTCAGCAGGGTACCGTTGAATAAAATGGTACCCGTGGTGGGGAGATCCAGCCCGCCCAACAAATGCAGCAGCGTACTTTTTCCCGCACCGGAAGAACCGCGCACCGCCAAAAAGTCGCCACGCGACACCGTCAGGTTGACGCCGCACAGCACGGCCACACGCTTGCCGTCAATGTCGTAATCCTTGTGCAGGTCGCGGACTTCCAAGAGCGGCTGGGCAGGCGAAATATTGGCAGTAGCGGGCATGGAGAGAGAGGAATTATTCATAACGCAACGCCTCCACCGGATGCAGCGCCGCCGCGCGAAGCGCCGGCAACACACCCGCCAGCACACACAGAACCATGGCACTGCCGCAGATGGCCGCCACATCCCCTGGCATCGTGAGCGCGGGTAACTCCTGGAAGGTATAGATGGAGGCTGGGAACAGGTCGAACCCAGTGGCTTGGTTCATGAATCGCAGAAACTCATTGCGCCAGCTCAGCAGCGTCAAACCAAAACCCAACCCCGCCGAAACCCCAATCACGCCAACCATCACACTCTGACTGAGGAACACCCAGGCAATCTGGCGGTTGGTGCTGCCCAATGCCTTCAAAATGCCAATTTCCCGGGTTTTTTGAAACACAAACGCAATCTGCGTACCCATGATGCCGAACGCCGCCACG harbors:
- a CDS encoding ABC transporter ATP-binding protein; protein product: MNNSSLSMPATANISPAQPLLEVRDLHKDYDIDGKRVAVLCGVNLTVSRGDFLAVRGSSGAGKSTLLHLLGGLDLPTTGTILFNGTLLNSLPGAALADFRNRRIGLVFQAYHLLPDLDALENVCLAARLARMSVAKAEKNARDWLARVGLAERMNHRPRQLSGGEQQRVAIARALMNEPDLLLADEPTGNLDSHTGAEIIELLCQLRAERNATLLIATHDAAVAARAMRTIHLVDGAIADSSASRLNGQVAEIKN